Proteins from a single region of Thermoplasmata archaeon:
- a CDS encoding thermopsin family protease, giving the protein MSVRQVVLTILVVAVTISAFGLAVVGNAHPAASPASAAAPSTHTATSAASSAGSSARSAMVQHILAQTKADHIPMEAVSLPNLLGHSTVSNGVVQPLSTQAPAPMGIGTYGVLNTTGTPTAYSMQTQSWEGSITLNSVNTFLLTNDGAISTNGSQNTFGVQLNAVTNGTTVGTTSTYSFWNQNVLYFNYPSPGMITFLDNIWNFSSPAVSLTAGTLYSYNGTPVYPAYYYDIGPSFPITFPVTVQLYLNSSTTNLASTGFGYSTVKFGYNVIDPTTGKSQASGVYDTVLFASQTPIGQVPAAPYLVDGSQVNPTGFIPWDAEIMLGGPGGGTTTSVYGISGSESLKYWDSTTSSYANPLSAWNLGSETGETSEGIAVSYTSPGTVQLNTGPSIPQPLWGSTPGGNIGQGTFSGPISPSNAFVFFTPGSSFDPNLASWAPTQTASTFSYVLAPGTYTIDVMMSDYNPIQVTTSVGSGGLASLSFALQRNIAIGVYTPLDAWNNAQLAAISSGGAGTATVPYIIENNPALGGLDSVFGQFNDYLYPVFPGVIIADTTAYVSFNNPSLLNVTYQSGYDGALAFFGLPSTNNLQFQIVDSSHVSIWGAQGISGWFFFQDYGPLGLLPLANVVIWGGTNDLVGDSVFVSQGSSLLLAGVNPAAPTDNVVWGNIFLNSTALAPTMFPGNGAVNGPPVAIWAFESGDWIYNNWVGTSITAFAPNVNMFFGSPQLNAENWNLTQIEPAFIVSIFNGYWLTGSIIGSAWQGGNFWADYAPGTALPYDEFGYIATGGDYLPYPLIAYAVVFAAYGPGFGGAWSVTMNGVTQTTTSYFLVFYEVPGTYTFTATGLPGGPSVTPATGTLSVVDQSLYVVLTLH; this is encoded by the coding sequence CATCCCGATGGAAGCGGTCTCTCTGCCCAACCTCCTCGGACATTCCACAGTTTCTAACGGTGTCGTGCAGCCCCTCAGCACGCAAGCCCCGGCACCGATGGGGATCGGTACGTATGGCGTCCTCAACACGACGGGAACCCCCACAGCCTACTCCATGCAGACGCAAAGCTGGGAAGGCTCGATCACGCTCAACAGCGTCAACACCTTCCTCCTGACCAACGATGGTGCCATCTCGACCAACGGCAGCCAGAACACGTTCGGGGTACAGCTCAACGCGGTGACGAACGGAACGACCGTCGGGACCACGAGCACCTACAGTTTCTGGAACCAGAACGTGCTCTACTTCAACTACCCCAGTCCCGGGATGATCACCTTCCTGGACAACATCTGGAACTTCTCCTCCCCTGCCGTTTCACTGACGGCCGGCACGCTCTACTCCTACAACGGCACTCCCGTGTACCCGGCCTACTACTACGATATCGGCCCGTCCTTCCCGATCACCTTCCCCGTCACCGTGCAGCTCTACCTGAACTCCAGCACGACGAACCTTGCCTCCACCGGGTTCGGCTACTCGACCGTGAAGTTCGGTTACAACGTCATCGACCCCACCACCGGAAAGAGCCAGGCCTCCGGGGTCTACGATACCGTCCTCTTCGCCTCTCAGACGCCGATCGGTCAGGTGCCGGCGGCCCCGTATCTGGTCGACGGCTCTCAGGTCAACCCAACCGGCTTCATCCCGTGGGACGCCGAGATCATGCTCGGTGGCCCCGGTGGTGGAACGACGACATCCGTCTACGGGATCAGCGGCTCGGAGAGCCTGAAGTACTGGGACAGCACGACCTCAAGCTACGCGAACCCGCTGTCGGCCTGGAACCTTGGCTCCGAGACCGGTGAGACCTCCGAAGGGATCGCCGTGAGCTACACATCGCCCGGCACGGTGCAGCTCAACACGGGCCCGTCGATCCCCCAACCACTGTGGGGTTCCACCCCCGGCGGGAATATAGGACAAGGCACGTTCTCCGGACCGATCTCTCCATCGAATGCCTTCGTCTTCTTCACGCCCGGGTCGAGTTTCGATCCGAACCTCGCCTCCTGGGCGCCGACCCAGACCGCGAGTACCTTCAGCTATGTGCTCGCTCCGGGGACGTACACGATCGACGTGATGATGAGCGATTACAACCCGATCCAGGTCACGACCTCGGTCGGGAGCGGGGGTTTGGCGAGCCTCAGTTTCGCCCTGCAACGCAACATCGCCATCGGGGTCTACACACCCCTGGACGCATGGAACAACGCGCAACTCGCTGCGATCTCCTCCGGTGGAGCTGGAACCGCGACGGTTCCGTACATCATCGAGAACAACCCCGCCCTAGGTGGGCTGGACTCCGTCTTCGGGCAGTTCAACGATTACCTGTACCCGGTCTTCCCCGGGGTCATCATCGCTGATACGACGGCGTACGTGAGCTTCAACAACCCCTCGCTCCTGAACGTGACGTACCAGTCGGGCTACGATGGGGCCCTGGCGTTCTTCGGGCTTCCGTCGACGAACAACCTCCAGTTCCAGATCGTGGATTCGTCGCACGTCTCGATCTGGGGAGCGCAAGGGATCAGCGGTTGGTTCTTCTTCCAGGACTACGGCCCGCTCGGCCTGCTGCCTCTCGCTAATGTGGTCATCTGGGGCGGGACGAACGACCTCGTGGGCGACAGCGTCTTCGTAAGCCAAGGAAGTTCGCTGCTCCTGGCGGGCGTGAACCCCGCGGCCCCGACGGACAACGTCGTGTGGGGCAACATCTTCCTGAACAGCACCGCCCTTGCTCCCACGATGTTCCCCGGCAACGGCGCCGTCAACGGACCCCCGGTCGCGATCTGGGCGTTCGAGAGCGGGGATTGGATCTACAACAACTGGGTCGGCACATCGATCACCGCCTTCGCGCCCAACGTCAACATGTTCTTCGGATCGCCGCAGCTCAACGCGGAGAACTGGAACCTGACGCAGATCGAGCCCGCGTTCATCGTCTCGATCTTCAACGGGTACTGGCTGACGGGCAGCATCATCGGATCCGCGTGGCAAGGGGGCAACTTCTGGGCGGATTACGCGCCGGGAACCGCCCTGCCGTACGATGAGTTCGGCTACATCGCGACCGGAGGCGACTACCTGCCGTATCCGCTCATCGCGTATGCGGTCGTCTTCGCCGCCTACGGACCCGGCTTCGGCGGGGCGTGGTCGGTGACGATGAACGGGGTCACGCAGACCACTACGAGCTACTTCCTGGTGTTCTACGAGGTTCCCGGGACGTACACCTTCACCGCAACCGGCCTTCCAGGCGGACCCTCGGTGACGCCGGCGACGGGCACTCTGAGCGTGGTCGACCAGAGCCTGTACGTGGTGCTGACGCTCCACTGA